A section of the Ptychodera flava strain L36383 unplaced genomic scaffold, AS_Pfla_20210202 Scaffold_28__1_contigs__length_4768798_pilon, whole genome shotgun sequence genome encodes:
- the LOC139126954 gene encoding SID1 transmembrane family member 1-like yields the protein MKKFALYGVIALPDSFATHLLYIFLANAAWYIGFYISMKKTPAESREGNRDCLLFDFYDDHDVWHMLSACGLFFTFMILLTLDDDIDDRKPRDEIPVF from the exons ATGAAGAAATT CGCACTGTACGGTGTTATCGCTCTGCCGGATAGCTTTGCCACGCACCTGTTGTATATCTTCCTAGCCAACGCTGCCTGGTACATAGGATTTTACATTTCTATGAAG AAAACCCCAGCAGAATCACGTGAAGGAAATCGTGACTGTCTTCTGTTTGATTTCTACGATGATCATGATGTGTGGCACATGTTGTCAGCTTGTGGCCTGTTTTTCACATTCATG ATTCTGTTGACTCtggatgatgacattgatgacAGGAAACCAAGGGACGAAATTCCAGTTTTCTAG